A single region of the Devosia sp. FJ2-5-3 genome encodes:
- a CDS encoding DUF1236 domain-containing protein, producing the protein MKKQIVLIAFAALSSAGFSGAALAQTTTATATAELNIRSGPGPHFPSVGFIAAGGSTMVEGCLQGSKWCRVNYDGVVGWSYSDYLTADLSGQAIVLTDRYPDVGVATVTYEASDAAAGGAVAGTVGGAVAGALIGGPVGAAIGGVIGATGGATAGAVIDPPEVARTYVTSNPLDPVYLDGEVVVGAGVPDTVTLQAIPDYDYRYVYINGQAALVDPSSRRIVYVVR; encoded by the coding sequence ATGAAAAAACAGATTGTTCTTATCGCCTTTGCCGCGTTGTCTTCGGCCGGTTTCTCCGGTGCTGCACTGGCCCAGACCACCACGGCCACTGCGACCGCCGAACTCAACATCCGCTCGGGGCCGGGGCCACATTTCCCTTCGGTCGGCTTCATCGCGGCCGGCGGTTCAACTATGGTTGAGGGGTGCCTGCAGGGGAGCAAGTGGTGCCGCGTCAATTATGACGGGGTTGTCGGCTGGTCCTATTCGGATTATTTGACCGCCGATCTTTCCGGTCAGGCCATCGTCCTCACTGATCGCTATCCCGATGTCGGCGTCGCCACGGTCACCTATGAAGCCAGCGACGCTGCAGCAGGCGGGGCAGTTGCCGGCACCGTCGGCGGCGCCGTGGCCGGCGCTCTGATCGGTGGTCCGGTCGGCGCCGCGATTGGCGGGGTGATTGGTGCCACAGGCGGCGCGACCGCCGGTGCTGTCATTGATCCGCCGGAAGTGGCCCGCACCTACGTCACATCCAATCCGCTCGATCCGGTCTATCTCGACGGCGAAGTCGTGGTGGGCGCCGGTGTTCCGGACACGGTTACGCTTCAGGCAATTCCCGACTACGACTACCGGTATGTTTACATAAATGGCCAGGCGGCGCTGGTCGACCCAAGCTCCCGCCGCATCGTCTACGTGGTGCGCTGA
- a CDS encoding HAMP domain-containing sensor histidine kinase, with protein sequence MKRNSLALRLMGLAILMVAGSLVLAGLVLQGLFVTNLERTVQADLDAALSRLVALIDPGMSEPTIRAPLPDPRYETPLGGRYWQIEALDTTELARSRSLFEQELKTPHVPDGETFHHASAGGLHLIMVSRVITIGGRQFRVIVGQDHDPIHQAGEQYGWDIAKLFALLAVVIIGAAWAQLQLGLLPLHRLRSAVDAVRNGDVSRLEGRFPIEVHPLVEEVNGLLADREALTERGRRRASDLAHGLKTPLAAMHGIAMRLRDRGEEQEAEALDDLALEMSARVDYQMRLASLRTRSAEHHERSSLNTVVLRTLAVLRKTERGEQLFWQVELDDDLEVDIHRQDLMELVGVTLENASKWAATTIVVQGRKDLGFVLLRVSDDGPGIASELIKKLGTRGARLDEAVPGTGLGLAIATEITELNGGSLSYARSDRGGLLVELRLPLVKV encoded by the coding sequence TTGAAGCGCAATTCTCTCGCCCTACGCCTGATGGGGCTAGCTATCCTGATGGTGGCTGGGTCTCTGGTGTTAGCAGGCCTCGTCCTTCAGGGACTGTTCGTTACAAACCTGGAACGTACGGTGCAGGCGGATCTCGACGCAGCGCTTTCGCGCCTCGTGGCGCTTATCGACCCGGGAATGTCCGAGCCGACCATTCGGGCGCCACTTCCAGACCCGCGTTACGAGACGCCCCTTGGTGGACGGTACTGGCAGATCGAGGCGCTGGATACCACGGAACTGGCACGCAGCCGCTCACTCTTCGAGCAGGAACTGAAAACGCCGCACGTACCAGACGGAGAAACCTTCCATCACGCCAGTGCCGGTGGACTACATCTCATTATGGTCAGCCGCGTGATCACTATCGGTGGGCGGCAGTTTCGGGTGATTGTGGGTCAAGATCACGATCCAATTCATCAAGCCGGCGAGCAATATGGATGGGATATTGCCAAACTATTCGCTCTGCTCGCGGTCGTCATTATAGGTGCGGCCTGGGCCCAATTGCAGCTTGGTCTCCTTCCACTGCACCGCTTGCGGAGCGCCGTCGATGCGGTACGCAACGGCGATGTCAGTCGCCTGGAGGGCCGTTTCCCGATTGAGGTCCACCCCCTTGTCGAGGAGGTCAATGGGCTGCTAGCGGACCGAGAAGCTCTAACGGAGCGTGGCAGGCGCCGTGCTTCGGACCTCGCCCATGGCCTCAAAACGCCCTTGGCCGCGATGCACGGCATCGCCATGCGGTTACGCGATCGAGGCGAGGAACAGGAAGCCGAGGCGCTTGACGACTTGGCTTTGGAGATGTCCGCCCGGGTCGACTATCAGATGCGCCTTGCGTCTCTTCGCACTCGCTCGGCCGAACACCACGAAAGGAGCTCCCTCAACACCGTCGTCCTGCGTACTCTGGCCGTGTTGCGCAAGACCGAACGTGGAGAGCAGCTTTTCTGGCAGGTCGAACTCGACGATGATCTTGAAGTCGACATACATCGCCAAGACCTGATGGAACTGGTCGGCGTCACACTGGAGAATGCGTCCAAATGGGCCGCAACCACCATCGTCGTTCAGGGGCGCAAGGACCTTGGCTTCGTACTCCTGCGCGTCAGCGATGACGGGCCTGGCATTGCCTCGGAGCTCATCAAGAAACTTGGCACTCGTGGTGCACGCCTCGACGAAGCGGTTCCTGGCACCGGTCTAGGACTGGCTATTGCCACAGAAATCACCGAGCTCAATGGCGGATCGCTTTCCTATGCGCGTTCTGATCGCGGCGGTCTCCTGGTCGAGCTGCGTCTCCCGCTGGTGAAGGTCTGA
- a CDS encoding response regulator transcription factor codes for MKVLVAEDDDRIADVLTLTLGRSGFEVHRESEGEAAWFRANSEDFDAIILDLGLPQMDGLTVLKRWRREGRDMPVLILTARGQWEERVEGIEAGADDYVVKPFHALEIVARIRALIRRSKGIATPRIAFGKYELDMRQMQVTEDGIPMDLTPQEFRLMAYLLHNRGRVVSQLEITEHIYRQDFERDSNAVEVLVARLRKRLRHDVVKTRRGFGYSLGDGY; via the coding sequence ATGAAAGTGCTCGTGGCGGAGGACGATGACCGGATTGCAGATGTGCTGACTTTGACGCTTGGCCGATCGGGCTTTGAGGTGCATCGCGAGAGCGAAGGCGAAGCCGCATGGTTTCGTGCAAACAGCGAAGATTTTGACGCGATTATTCTCGACTTGGGCCTGCCACAAATGGACGGGCTGACAGTACTCAAGCGCTGGCGGCGCGAGGGGCGCGATATGCCCGTTCTGATCTTGACTGCTCGCGGGCAGTGGGAAGAACGTGTTGAAGGCATCGAGGCGGGTGCCGATGACTATGTGGTCAAGCCATTCCATGCCCTCGAAATAGTAGCGAGAATTCGTGCCTTGATCCGCAGGTCCAAGGGAATAGCCACTCCTCGCATCGCCTTTGGCAAGTACGAACTCGACATGCGCCAAATGCAGGTTACCGAGGATGGTATTCCCATGGATCTGACACCTCAGGAGTTCCGGCTCATGGCCTATTTGCTGCATAATCGTGGCCGTGTCGTTTCCCAGCTCGAGATTACGGAGCACATCTATCGACAGGACTTCGAGCGCGACTCCAACGCTGTCGAAGTCCTCGTCGCACGCCTGCGAAAGCGTCTGCGTCATGATGTCGTCAAGACCCGCCGCGGCTTCGGCTATAGTCTTGGTGACGGCTATTGA